From the Oryza glaberrima chromosome 5, OglaRS2, whole genome shotgun sequence genome, one window contains:
- the LOC127774656 gene encoding dihydrolipoyl dehydrogenase, mitochondrial-like — MAMASLARRRAAEAALLRRAPAAAWASAWRGYAAAAVGEESDVVVIGGGPGGYVAAIKAAQLGLKTTCIEKRGTLGGTCLNVGCIPSKALLHSSHMYHEAKASFAHHGIKFSNLEIDLPAMMSQKDKAVAGLTKGIEGLFKKNKVEYVKGFGKFVSPSEVSVDLLDGGSTTVKGKNIIIATGSDVKSLPGVTIDEKKIVSSTGALALSEIPKKLVVIGAGYIGLEMGSVWNRLGSEVTVVEFASDIVPSMDGEIRKQFQRMLEKQKMKFMLKTKVVGVDTSGSGVKLTVEPAAGGEQSVLECDIVLVSAGRVPYTSGLGLDALGVETDKGGRILVDKRFMTNVKGVYAIGDAIPGPMLAHKAEEDGVACVEFIAGKEGHVDYDTVPGVVYTHPEVASVGKTEEQVKASGVAYQVGKFPLLANSRAKAIDDAEGLVKVVAEKETDRILGVHIMAPNAGEIIHEAVLALQYGASSEDIARTCHAHPTVSEALKEACLQTYLKAIHI; from the exons atggcgatggcgagcttggcgaggaggcgcgcggcggaggcggcgctgctgcggcgggcgccggcggcggcgtgggcgtccGCGTGGAGGGggtacgcggcggcggcggtgggggaggagagcgACGTCGTGGTGATCGGCGGCGGGCCGGGCGGGTACGTGGCCGCCATCAAGGCGGCGCAGCTAGGGCTCAAGACCACCTGCATCGAGAAGAGGGGCACGCTCGGGGGCACCTGCCTCAACGTCGGCTGCATCCCCTCCAAG GCTCTCCTGCATTCGTCACATATGTACCATGAGGCCAAGGCTTCTTTTGcacaccatggtatcaaattcTCAAATCTTGAAATAGATTTGCCTGCCATGATGTCACAGAAAGACAAAGCAGTTGCTGGGCTGACTAAAGGGATTGAAGGCCTGTTCAAGAAGAACAAGGTTGAGTATGTCAAAGGATTTGGAAAGTTTGTGTCCCCTTCAGAGGTATCTGTTGACTTGCTCGATGGTGGTAGCACTACTGTTAAAGGGAAGAACATAATCATTGCCACTGGCTCAGATGTGAAATCACTCCCTGGAGTTACAATAGATGAGAAGAAGATCGTGTCATCTACTGGTGCTCTTGCTCTTTCAGAAATACCAAAGAAGTTGGTGGTTATTGGAGCTGGATACATTGGTTTAGAGATGGGTTCTGTCTGGAACAGGCTAGGGTCTGAGGTCACTGTCGTTGAATTCGCTTCTGACATTGTCCCGTCAATGGATGGAGAGATTAGGAAGCAGTTCCAGCGTATGCTGGAGAAGCAGAAAATGAAGTTCATGCTTAAGACAAAAGTTGTTGGGGTTGATACCTCTGGGAGTGGTGTCAAGTTAACTGTGGAGCCTGCAGCTGGTGGAGAGCAGAGTGTTCTTGAGTGTGATATTGTTCTTGTATCTGCTGGCAGAGTACCATACACCTCTGGTCTTGGATTGGACGCCCTTGGTGTTGAGACTGACAAGGGTGGAAGAATCCTTGTCGACAAGCGCTTTATGACAAATGTTAAGGGTGTTTATGCGATTGGAGATGCGATCCCTGGACCCATGCTTGCACATAAAGCTGAAGAAGATGGTGTTGCCTGTGTTGAATTCATCGCAGGTAAAGAGGGTCACGTAGATTATGACACTGTACCTGGAGTGGTGTACACACACCCAGAGGTGGCTTCTGTTGGGAAGACGGAAGAACAGGTTAAGGCATCAGGAGTGGCCTACCAGGTTGGGAAGTTCCCCCTGTTGGCCAACAGCCGTGCAAAGGCAATTGATGATGCTGAAGGGTTGGTCAAGGTAGTGGCTGAGAAGGAGACCGATAGAATCCTCGGTGTACATATAATGGCCCCTAATGCAGGTGAGATAATCCATGAGGCGGTGCTTGCACTTCAGTATGGAGCATCTAGTGAGGATATTGCACGGACATGCCATGCGCATCCAACAGTGAGCGAAGCCCTGAAGGAGGCTTGCCTACAGACCTACCTGAAGGCGATTCACATTTAA
- the LOC127773103 gene encoding uncharacterized protein LOC127773103, whose translation MRHDMLWTCSVGNHTLDNAFQLAHQICAQKNCKCPVILFLKVGKDSFFRGVAEMVSPIYHQKHWFESCEDLSGSFHVRWHIVKDVPTSVLFTKDEKEKLFEHVPYSMLWHVPYPKGTSMFHTFRDYPNHRPPHLSRSVKLEEPTKLRIPKYRMEKKAGSSCSPAMNSKRKEDSSKLEEPKASRTPEYRMEKKAGSGCSHALNSKGEEESSGRLGKEPQASRANDPVLLPTPKSRSQGSFTVGSLTVPVGLNEKKPQPGEKAASSRCSTAFNSKRGEDSSGCSSVSVPIGAMMINVNLLD comes from the exons ATGAGGCATGACATGTTATGGACCTGTTCTGTTGGCAATCATACTCTTGACAATGCATTTCAACTTGCCCACCAGATATGTGCCCAAAAGAACTGCAAATGCCCAGTTATACTCTTTTTGAAG GTGGGTAAGGATTCCTTTTTCCGTGGAGTTGCAGAAATGGTCAGTCCCATCTACCATCAAAAGCATTGGTTTGAGAGTTGTGAAGACCTCTCAGGAAGCTTCCATGTGAGGTGGCACATCGTAAAAGATGTGCCTACTTCCGTGTTGTTTACAAAGGATGAGAAGGAGAAGTTGTTTGAGCATGTTCCTTATTCCATGCTATGGCATGTTCCTTATCCAAAGGGAACAAGCATGTTCCACACTTTCAGAGATTACCCAAACCATCGACCTCCTCATCTGAGTAGATCTGTGAAGTTGGAGGAACCAACAAAGTTAAGGATTCCTAAGTACAGAA TGGAGAAGAAGGCTGGTTCAAGCTGCTCTCCTGCTATGAAttcaaaaagaaaggaagattCTTCAAAGTTGGAGGAACCAAAAGCATCCAGGACTCCTGAGTACAGAA TGGAGAAGAAGGCTGGTTCAGGCTGCTCTCATGCGCTGAACTCAAAAGGCGAGGAAGAATCCTCAGGACGTTTGGGAAAAGAGCCACAAGCATCAAGGGCTAATGATCCGGTGCTGCTACCAACACCAAAGAGTAGAAGCCAAGGTTCATTCACAGTAGGGTCATTGACGGTTCCTGTTGGGCTCAATGAAAAGAAACCTCAACCAGGGGAGAAGGCGGCCAGTTCAAGATGCTCTACTGCTTTCAACTCAAAGCGAGGGGAAGATTCGTCCGGATGCTCGTCTGTGTCTGTGCCCATTGGGGCGATGATGATAAATGTAAACCTATTAGACTAG